The following proteins are encoded in a genomic region of Gossypium hirsutum isolate 1008001.06 chromosome D05, Gossypium_hirsutum_v2.1, whole genome shotgun sequence:
- the LOC107958284 gene encoding probable F-box protein At4g22030, giving the protein MASLQASNFLASSSSPSKQIHAAISVPKLPSIRFSVPKVPTKSLSVELNTRDGFINTIPFQKNVTGNGIPPVQESSSASMATVQLYAILESVIDRVEMHNNVGQQRENWNALLLNSINMITLTAATMAGVTATGGAGISVLGLKLASTLLFSAATGMLVMMNKIQPSQLVEEQRNATRLFKQLQGQIETLLAIGSPSKEEVKDAMEKVLALDKAYPLPLLGVMLEKFPESLEPAVWWPKTQTQKTNKQKHSNGKVESNGWTEELELEMRQVVEVIKRKDSEDYERLGNKALKMNKVLAASGPLLTGIAALGSAFMGPSNGPWAAIMAAVAGALASAVNTFEHGGQVGMVFEMYRNNAGFFKLVQESIESTLSESDLGERENGELFEMKVALQLGRSLSQLRDLAKKPSYSCIDGSPIDEFASKLF; this is encoded by the coding sequence ATGGCTTCTTTGCAAGCTTCTAACTTTCTAgcctcttcttcttctccttcaaaGCAAATCCATGCCGCTATATCTGTCCCAAAGCTTCCATCAATACGGTTTTcagttccaaaagtaccaaccAAAAGCTTGTCTGTGGAATTGAATACTAGGGATGGGTTCATAAATACAATTCCATTTCAAAAGAATGTCACTGGGAATGGGATACCACCGGTTCAAGAAAGCTCATCTGCTTCAATGGCTACGGTACAACTTTATGCTATCTTAGAGTCCGTTATTGATAGAGTGGAGATGCACAACAACGTCGGCCAACAACGGGAAAACTGGAACGCCCTTCTTCTTAATTCCATCAACATGATCACTCTCACCGCCGCAACCATGGCTGGTGTTACGGCAACTGGCGGCGCTGGGATTTCTGTTTTGGGTTTGAAGCTGGCTTCGACTCTCTTGTTCTCTGCAGCCACGGGAATGTTGGTGATGATGAACAAAATCCAACCTTCACAGCTTGTGGAAGAGCAGCGTAATGCGACGAGATTGTTTAAGCAGCTCCAGGGACAAATAGAAACCCTACTTGCCATTGGTTCTCCAAGCAAAGAAGAGGTCAAAGATGCTATGGAGAAAGTGTTGGCTCTTGATAAAGCTTACCCTCTTCCCTTGTTAGGCGTAATGCTTGAAAAATTTCCGGAAAGTTTAGAGCCTGCTGTTTGGTGGCCAAAGACCCAGACTcagaaaacaaacaaacaaaagcaCTCTAACGGAAAGGTAGAGAGCAATGGATGGACGGAGGAGCTGGAACTGGAAATGAGACAAGTCGTAGAGGTGATTAAGAGAAAAGACAGTGAAGATTACGAAAGGCTAGGCAACAAGGCACTGAAGATGAACAAAGTTTTAGCTGCATCAGGGCCATTACTAACTGGGATTGCAGCTCTAGGATCTGCCTTTATGGGTCCCTCCAATGGTCCTTGGGCAGCAATAATGGCAGCTGTTGCAGGTGCTTTAGCTTCGGCTGTCAACACATTCGAGCACGGTGGCCAAGTTGGTatggtgttcgagatgtataggAACAACGCCGGTTTCTTCAAGCTCGTGCAAGAATCAATTGAATCGACTCTGAGTGAAAGCGATTTGGGGGAAAGAGAAAATGGGGAGTTGTTTGAAATGAAGGTGGCATTGCAATTGGGAAGAAGCTTATCACAGCTGAGAGATCTAGCCAAAAAACCCAGTTATTCTTGTATAGACGGAAGCCCCATTGATGAATTCGCTAGCAAGCTGTTTTAA
- the LOC107905912 gene encoding peroxisomal membrane protein PMP22: MGSVAKKGLQKYLLQLQHHPLRTKAITAAVLSGISDTVSQKLSGIPKLQLRRILLKMLFGFAYLGPFGHYMYMLLDKIFKGKRDSKTVAKKVVLEQLTTSPCNNLLFMIYYGVVVEGRPWMHVKTRIKQEYPKVQMTAWTFWPVVGWINHQYMPLQFRVIFSSLVAFCWGIFLNLRARAMTLPKTALPKSN; the protein is encoded by the exons ATGGGTTCGGTGGCAAAGAAGGGATTGCAGAAATACTTGTTACAGCTTCAACATCACCCTTTGAGAACCAAG GCAATTACGGCTGCGGTTTTGTCAGGGATTAGTGACACTGTTTCTCAGAAGCTTTCTGGAATACCCAAACTTCAGCTGAGACGGATTCTTCTCAAAATG CTCTTTGGATTTGCTTATCTTGGGCCATTTGGTCATTACATGTATATGCTACTGGATAAAATCTTCAAGGGGAAGAGAGACTCCAAAACTGTTGCCAAGAAG GTGGTGCTGGAACAGTTGACAACTTCTCCTTGCAACAACTTGCTTTTCATGATTTACTATGGGGTGGTTGTTGAGG GAAGACCCTGGATGCATGTGAAAACTAGGATCAAGCAGGAGTATCCGAAAGTACAGATGACTGCATGGACG TTCTGGCCTGTTGTGGGATGGATAAATCACCAGTACATGCCGTTGCAGTTCCGTGTCATTTTTAGTAGCCTCGTTGCATTTTGCTG GGGAATATTTCTGAACCTACGGGCAAGAGCTATGACATTGCCCAAGACTGCATTGCCAAAGAGTAACTGA
- the LOC107905911 gene encoding mitogen-activated protein kinase kinase kinase 18, producing MDWTRGRTIGRGSTATVCVATVDQSRVFAVKSSELSLSESLRKEQRILSTLSCPHVVGYKGCDISSENGKLLYNLFLEYAPSGTVMDAIQKHGGYLEEATVRSYTRGILLGLEFLHSRGIVHCDIKGQNVLVTDDGVKIADLGCARRADEASSAAWSIAGTPVYMAPEVARGEQQGCSADVWALGCTVIEMAAGRSPWPDVSDPVSALYRIGFSSDVPEIPTNISKLAQDFLSKCLRRDPADRWSATQLLSHDFLAESKFPVKETEGSKSETPNNVLHPNIWDSMEELETVQIPSNKPIMERLRQLGEDNLVLSSKIPNWECDENWLTVRSNSNLEVEKLPSTSRRDSNLLRSDEPTSSCGGYTSRTSEDFEILVDCFLTKIRRQNTRITNSDSVESRSKTGSFAACRYMIYILCMDLNYSNNNYFINPIFTAFQSLLMNLSFISMFKESN from the coding sequence ATGGATTGGACCCGTGGTAGAACCATTGGCCGCGGCTCCACTGCCACCGTTTGTGTCGCCACTGTTGACCAATCCCGTGTATTTGCTGTTAAGTCCTCTGAGCTTTCGCTGTCAGAATCTCTCAGAAAGGAACAGAGGATTCTGTCAACGTTAAGCTGCCCTCATGTCGTAGGATATAAAGGGTGTGACATTTCATCCGAGAATGGTAAACTTCTGTACAATCTTTTCCTGGAATATGCCCCTAGCGGCACCGTCATGGATGCAATCCAAAAGCACGGTGGTTACCTTGAGGAGGCCACGGTTCGATCGTACACTCGTGGGATTTTACTTGGCCTTGAATTCCTGCACTCTCGAGGGATAGTGCATTGTGACATCAAGGGCCAGAATGTTTTGGTTACAGATGATGGGGTGAAAATCGCTGACTTGGGTTGCGCTAGGCGAGCTGATGAGGCGTCGAGTGCCGCTTGGTCCATTGCTGGTACCCCTGTCTACATGGCGCCAGAGGTGGCACGCGGCGAGCAACAAGGATGCTCGGCTGACGTGTGGGCACTTGGGTGTACGGTCATCGAGATGGCCGCCGGACGATCACCATGGCCTGACGTCAGTGATCCTGTTTCTGCATTGTACAGGATCGGATTCTCGAGTGATGTGCCGGAAATACCAACCAACATTTCGAAGCTGGCACAGGATTTCTTAAGCAAGTGTTTGAGGAGAGACCCCGCCGACAGATGGTCGGCAACACAACTTCTTTCACACGATTTTCTAGCGGAATCGAAGTTCCCGGTGAAGGAAACTGAAGGTTCTAAATCGGAGACACCCAACAACGTATTGCATCCAAACATATGGGATTCCATGGAAGAGTTAGAGACAGTTCAGATTCCTTCCAACAAGCCTATCATGGAAAGGCTACGACAATTGGGTGAAGACAATCTTGTTTTGTCTTCAAAAATACCCAACTGGGAATGCGATGAAAATTGGCTGACAGTGAGAAGCAATAGCAATTTGGAAGTAGAAAAACTGCCTAGCACTAGCAGACGGGACAGTAACCTTTTACGTTCCGATGAACCCACAAGCAGTTGTGGAGGATACACGAGTAGGACGAGCGAGGATTTTGAAATACTCGTTGATTGCTTTCTCACAAAGATTAGGAGGCAAAATACTAGGATCACTAACAGTGATAGTGTTGAGAGTAGGAGTAAAACGGGTTCTTTTGCAGCTTGTAGATATATGATTTACATCTTATGTATGGATTTAAATTActctaataataattattttattaatccgaTTTTTACTGCTTTTCAGTCtcttttaatgaatttgagtTTTATAAGTATGTTCAAAGAAAGTAACTGA